In the Candidatus Electrothrix rattekaaiensis genome, one interval contains:
- the dusB gene encoding tRNA dihydrouridine synthase DusB — protein MKIASLLLENPFILAPLAGYTDLSFRLLCREMGAGLVVSEMISCHGLIYSQEKTLAMLKTVPEERPWAVQLFGNEPELMGRAAALVSERPVDCIDINMGCPVRKVVKKGSGAALMKEENLGTAEDIIRAVVANTPCPVTVKFRSGWNDSKIIAPEFAQMAEAAGAAAVTVHARTWAQQFGGKADRRVIAAVKQAVNIPVIGNGDILCYEDGQEMMAETGCDGVMVGRGALGNPWVFQAEGMPESLAARLPVILRYLELAQEYLDTERLLFRVKNHTCRYFTGLRGAAEIRKHIIDCRSLDEIRETLYNPGLTEIAEPDLLSP, from the coding sequence ATGAAAATAGCCTCTCTTCTTCTTGAAAATCCATTCATCCTCGCCCCGCTTGCTGGCTACACAGATCTCTCGTTTCGACTCCTGTGCCGGGAAATGGGAGCGGGTCTGGTCGTCTCGGAAATGATCAGCTGCCACGGTCTGATTTATAGTCAAGAAAAAACCCTGGCTATGCTGAAAACCGTACCGGAAGAACGTCCCTGGGCGGTGCAGCTCTTCGGCAACGAGCCGGAGCTTATGGGCCGGGCAGCCGCTCTTGTCTCGGAGCGACCGGTGGATTGCATTGATATCAATATGGGCTGTCCGGTACGCAAAGTCGTTAAAAAGGGTTCAGGGGCAGCCCTGATGAAAGAGGAAAACCTGGGGACCGCAGAGGACATTATCCGGGCCGTGGTCGCCAATACCCCTTGTCCGGTCACGGTCAAATTTCGCAGCGGCTGGAACGACAGCAAGATCATCGCCCCGGAGTTCGCGCAGATGGCCGAGGCTGCCGGGGCCGCCGCCGTAACTGTTCACGCCCGAACCTGGGCCCAGCAATTCGGGGGCAAGGCGGATCGCCGGGTTATTGCTGCGGTAAAACAGGCGGTGAACATCCCGGTGATCGGTAACGGGGATATCCTGTGCTATGAAGACGGGCAGGAGATGATGGCGGAGACCGGCTGCGACGGGGTTATGGTCGGACGCGGAGCCTTAGGAAACCCCTGGGTTTTCCAAGCAGAAGGCATGCCGGAGAGCTTGGCTGCCCGCCTGCCTGTGATCCTGCGCTATCTGGAACTTGCTCAAGAGTATCTGGACACAGAACGGCTGCTCTTTCGGGTCAAAAATCATACCTGTCGCTATTTTACCGGGCTGCGCGGGGCAGCCGAGATCCGCAAACACATTATTGACTGCCGTTCTCTTGATGAAATCAGGGAAACCCTGTACAATCCCGGCCTGACTGAGATCGCGGAACCGGATCTTCTTTCACCTTGA
- the selD gene encoding selenide, water dikinase SelD: MTGLARTCGUAAKIGPTDLSDALAGLTPPNDPKLLVGIETSDDAAVYRLNDEVAMINTVDFITPPVDDPYWFGQIAAANSISDVYSMGGRPVTALNVVMFPSKHLDMGLLKEILRGGHDKVVEAGACLVGGHTVDDEEPKYGLCVNGTVHPERVITNAGSLPGDALILTKPLGSGVLFNAVRSGKMPFKEVEQEMLPSLAALNGPAMETALRFSLRACTDITGFGILGHLLEVAHGANARVLLKQSALPFYAGALDMYKKGETTGSNKANRALVAKHHLEMRASLSIHEEELLYDPQTSGGLLLSVPQDQADELVTTLHRNGVHAAVRIGEVLDEPAGITVE, from the coding sequence CTGACAGGGCTGGCTCGCACCTGCGGTTGAGCGGCAAAAATCGGTCCGACGGATCTGTCGGACGCGCTTGCAGGACTCACCCCGCCCAACGACCCGAAGCTGCTGGTCGGCATCGAAACCTCGGATGATGCAGCGGTGTATCGTCTCAACGACGAGGTGGCCATGATCAACACGGTTGACTTTATCACCCCGCCGGTTGATGATCCGTATTGGTTCGGCCAGATTGCAGCGGCCAACTCCATCTCCGATGTCTACTCTATGGGCGGCAGACCGGTGACAGCCCTGAATGTCGTCATGTTTCCTTCCAAGCATCTGGACATGGGCCTGCTCAAGGAAATCCTGCGCGGCGGTCATGACAAGGTTGTAGAAGCCGGGGCCTGCCTTGTTGGCGGACATACGGTTGATGATGAGGAACCGAAATACGGACTCTGCGTTAACGGCACAGTCCATCCTGAACGGGTTATCACCAATGCAGGCTCTTTGCCCGGAGATGCTCTTATCCTGACCAAGCCTTTGGGCTCGGGTGTCCTGTTCAACGCTGTTCGCTCCGGCAAAATGCCGTTTAAAGAGGTTGAACAGGAGATGCTCCCTTCTCTGGCCGCCCTGAACGGCCCGGCCATGGAAACAGCCTTGCGATTCAGTCTGCGGGCCTGCACCGACATTACCGGGTTCGGCATTCTCGGTCACCTACTGGAGGTTGCGCACGGTGCCAATGCACGAGTCCTGCTCAAACAGAGTGCCCTGCCCTTCTATGCCGGTGCCCTAGATATGTATAAAAAAGGTGAGACAACGGGCAGCAATAAGGCCAACCGTGCCTTAGTAGCGAAGCATCATCTGGAGATGCGTGCCTCCCTCTCAATTCATGAGGAAGAATTGCTCTATGACCCCCAGACATCGGGCGGCCTTCTCCTTTCCGTGCCGCAAGATCAGGCAGACGAATTGGTGACCACCTTGCACCGTAACGGTGTCCATGCAGCAGTGCGCATCGGGGAGGTGCTGGACGAACCGGCAGGCATCACCGTCGAATAG